Proteins co-encoded in one bacterium genomic window:
- a CDS encoding dihydroorotase, which produces MTAILLKGGRILDFARGLDETGDVLIADGVIVSAGGDALPIKSGRGRSSGDVKTFNCAGCIVTPGWVDLHVHLREPGQESKEDIESGTRAAAAGGFTTVCCMPNTNPPIADKSVVSYIQERADEAGSCRVMPVAALTAGREGREPAAFSALAARGVTLFSDDGSDVADSGVMLAALQSLRAYPATACIHAEDRTLSAGGVMHDGAVAARLGHLGIPAVSETVAVARAILLAKHAKVPVHICHLSSKRSVEIVAWAKKQGFPVTCEVTPQHLLLTEEAVAEWGSVAKVNPPLRSERDRRALVAALADGTIDCIATDHAPHTRDEKEQVMELAPFGIVGLETCAGLLWKHLVQTGEISEARFFDALAAAPYRILRADASRASRKKPELAVPGLTARGKKFWDCVKSGWGTLAYGAPADVTVFDPRPNWTVRPDKFESKCKFSPFAGWKAKGRAALTIVAGEVRHLA; this is translated from the coding sequence ATGACTGCAATCCTGCTGAAGGGCGGCCGGATTCTGGATTTTGCGCGCGGCCTGGACGAAACTGGTGATGTGTTGATTGCGGACGGCGTCATCGTATCCGCGGGAGGGGACGCGCTTCCCATTAAATCCGGACGCGGTAGGTCTTCGGGCGATGTCAAGACTTTCAACTGCGCGGGCTGCATAGTCACTCCCGGATGGGTGGATTTGCACGTGCATCTTCGCGAGCCGGGACAGGAATCGAAAGAAGACATCGAATCGGGCACGCGCGCCGCGGCCGCGGGCGGATTCACGACCGTTTGCTGCATGCCAAACACGAATCCGCCGATCGCGGACAAGTCGGTTGTGAGCTACATTCAGGAGCGCGCGGACGAGGCCGGAAGCTGCCGCGTGATGCCCGTCGCCGCGCTGACCGCGGGCCGCGAAGGGCGCGAGCCCGCCGCGTTTTCCGCGCTCGCCGCGCGCGGCGTGACGCTTTTCAGCGACGACGGAAGCGACGTGGCGGATTCCGGGGTGATGCTTGCCGCGCTGCAGTCGCTGCGCGCGTATCCCGCGACCGCGTGCATCCACGCGGAGGACCGCACTCTTTCCGCGGGCGGAGTGATGCACGACGGCGCGGTCGCGGCGCGGCTGGGCCATCTGGGAATCCCTGCGGTTTCCGAAACCGTCGCCGTCGCGAGGGCGATTTTGCTCGCAAAACACGCGAAAGTGCCGGTGCACATCTGCCACCTTTCCTCGAAGCGGAGCGTGGAAATCGTGGCCTGGGCCAAAAAGCAAGGCTTCCCCGTGACTTGCGAGGTGACGCCCCAGCACCTGTTATTGACCGAAGAAGCGGTCGCGGAGTGGGGAAGCGTCGCCAAGGTAAATCCGCCGCTGCGGAGCGAGCGCGACAGGCGCGCGCTCGTAGCCGCGCTTGCCGACGGAACGATCGACTGCATCGCGACCGACCACGCGCCGCACACGCGCGACGAGAAAGAGCAGGTGATGGAGCTGGCGCCTTTCGGCATCGTCGGGCTCGAAACCTGCGCGGGGCTTTTGTGGAAGCATCTAGTTCAAACGGGCGAGATAAGCGAAGCCAGGTTTTTCGACGCGCTTGCCGCGGCGCCGTACCGGATATTGCGCGCGGACGCGTCGCGCGCGAGCCGGAAAAAGCCGGAGCTCGCGGTTCCGGGACTGACCGCGCGCGGCAAAAAGTTTTGGGATTGCGTAAAAAGCGGATGGGGAACGCTTGCGTACGGCGCACCGGCGGACGTTACCGTTTTCGACCCGCGGCCGAATTGGACGGTCAGGCCGGATAAATTCGAGTCCAAGTGCAAGTTTTCGCCGTTCGCAGGATGGAAGGCGAAGGGCAGGGCGGCGCTGACGATAGTCGCGGGCGAAGTCCGGCACCTGGCCTAG
- a CDS encoding NAD(P)H-hydrate dehydratase: protein MSTMKPLLTSEEMRAVDARAINVLGIPADQLMNNAALRVFDAIKIRFPEMPPAMIVCGPGNNGGDGIALATYMHRAGWPVICRLFARENPKPPCDVFWALAGRLGVDAKRIEPKPGVALRKAAIQIANWRGGLIVDALFGTGLARKLSPEYAMLIEAINLRKRDGDTCVVAIDAPSGLCTTTGHLMGNSDLDDSTCAFGHSRPSATESREIHSLQGAVAASLTCTIGHLKQGFFNWNTAELCGELEVLDIGFPFDSANAARSWLLEIEDVRELLPKRGTGSHKGAFGKILVVAGGKGMAGAAALAAKGALRAGAGMVKLAVPAQIARSIKPGPEVMMEEIEESKGGFFTADCTARVLKLSKWADVIAIGCGVGRAPDTMEFVRRVVFESGKPAVVDADGIYAFADARKCSRVCAAAITPHPGEFAAVSGLTREEIETDPFTAVRAFARERGFAVAFKCGRSFACHPDGTIFVSPTGNPGMATAGSGDVLTGIIAGTLGPMAVAAKDAPAKEITGAVFMASAIGQFIHGMAGDLAALGYGEDSLVADDIIEFLPDALLEIRAGSDFSLGARLIRDYKREDEKRMRKAIDAARKEGRRYAERRRKNPEMQKMSEKNEGAAI from the coding sequence ATGTCCACGATGAAGCCGCTTTTGACCTCGGAAGAGATGCGCGCTGTGGATGCGCGCGCGATTAACGTGCTGGGTATTCCCGCCGATCAACTGATGAACAACGCGGCTCTGCGCGTTTTCGACGCAATCAAAATCAGATTCCCGGAAATGCCTCCGGCGATGATCGTTTGCGGCCCGGGAAACAACGGCGGCGACGGAATCGCGCTCGCGACCTACATGCATCGCGCCGGATGGCCGGTGATCTGCAGGCTTTTCGCAAGAGAAAACCCAAAGCCGCCCTGCGATGTGTTCTGGGCACTGGCGGGAAGGCTGGGGGTTGATGCAAAGAGGATTGAGCCTAAGCCCGGTGTGGCGCTTAGAAAGGCCGCAATCCAAATCGCAAACTGGCGCGGAGGATTGATCGTCGACGCGCTTTTCGGAACCGGCCTTGCTCGCAAGCTTTCACCGGAGTACGCGATGTTGATCGAAGCGATCAATTTGCGCAAACGAGATGGTGATACGTGCGTGGTCGCGATTGATGCGCCGAGCGGACTGTGCACCACGACGGGCCATCTGATGGGTAACTCGGATTTGGACGATTCGACGTGCGCTTTCGGCCATTCCAGACCCAGCGCTACCGAATCGCGAGAAATACATTCGCTTCAAGGGGCTGTGGCCGCGTCGCTTACCTGCACAATCGGGCATCTTAAGCAGGGCTTTTTCAATTGGAACACCGCCGAGCTGTGCGGCGAACTCGAAGTTCTGGATATCGGATTTCCATTCGATTCGGCAAACGCAGCGCGCAGCTGGCTGCTGGAAATAGAAGACGTGCGGGAACTTCTTCCGAAACGCGGAACCGGCTCGCACAAAGGGGCATTCGGAAAAATCCTGGTGGTGGCCGGCGGCAAAGGGATGGCCGGCGCGGCGGCGCTCGCGGCAAAAGGCGCGCTGCGCGCGGGCGCGGGAATGGTCAAGCTCGCGGTGCCGGCGCAAATCGCGCGAAGTATCAAGCCCGGCCCGGAAGTTATGATGGAGGAAATTGAAGAATCAAAGGGAGGGTTCTTCACCGCGGATTGCACGGCGCGCGTGCTCAAGCTGTCAAAATGGGCAGATGTGATAGCAATCGGATGCGGCGTGGGCCGCGCACCGGACACGATGGAATTTGTCAGGCGCGTTGTGTTCGAATCCGGCAAGCCGGCAGTCGTCGACGCGGACGGAATTTACGCATTCGCGGATGCAAGAAAGTGCTCCAGGGTATGCGCAGCTGCGATCACGCCCCATCCGGGCGAATTCGCGGCCGTAAGCGGCTTAACACGGGAGGAAATCGAAACCGATCCATTTACCGCTGTGCGCGCGTTCGCGCGCGAGCGCGGCTTCGCGGTCGCGTTCAAGTGCGGAAGAAGCTTCGCCTGCCATCCTGACGGTACGATTTTCGTTTCTCCGACGGGCAATCCCGGAATGGCCACCGCGGGAAGCGGCGACGTGCTTACGGGAATAATCGCGGGGACGCTCGGCCCGATGGCGGTCGCTGCAAAAGACGCGCCCGCAAAGGAAATTACGGGGGCGGTATTTATGGCTTCCGCGATCGGTCAGTTCATACACGGAATGGCGGGCGACCTTGCTGCGCTGGGATACGGTGAAGATTCTCTTGTCGCCGACGACATAATCGAATTTCTTCCGGACGCGCTTTTGGAAATCCGCGCGGGCAGCGACTTTTCGCTCGGCGCGCGGTTGATTCGCGATTATAAAAGGGAGGATGAAAAACGAATGCGCAAAGCGATAGATGCAGCCAGGAAGGAAGGCAGACGATACGCCGAGCGCAGGCGCAAAAATCCGGAGATGCAGAAAATGTCGGAAAAGAACGAAGGAGCTGCGATTTGA
- the alr gene encoding alanine racemase: MTFNPEHATTTAYIDLTQFAHNIRTILDFLGSTRLLAVVKANGYGHGINGLIPVFARFPKVWLGVPTLDEALELRSGGAPNPILILSHISPVRLPLAAANSCRLTVHNLEHINWYKRAAQALPEPVRLHLKVDTGMSRLGIKPDELDRAIDAIASEPMFQLEGFWSHLVESSIPGDKHNELQQSRFEELLAKVKNKFPSLSCVHLANSGGTLNFRDMHYDMVRAGILCYGLYPPGYRGPKLDIAPILSLKAQIHDIRVIPRGMGVSYGHVWLAPRETTVITVPIGYADGWHRSMTGRAELLYKGTRCPVIGAITMDYLMADVTGLEPPSLGEEVTLIGRDGGEEITADEVAQWAGTIVYEITCGLGRRIKRVYQ; the protein is encoded by the coding sequence TTGACATTCAATCCCGAGCACGCTACGACGACCGCGTACATAGATCTTACGCAGTTCGCTCACAACATACGAACGATCCTGGATTTTCTTGGAAGCACAAGGTTGCTTGCCGTAGTCAAAGCCAACGGGTACGGCCATGGAATAAACGGACTTATTCCTGTTTTCGCGCGCTTCCCCAAAGTTTGGCTGGGTGTGCCGACGTTGGACGAGGCGCTGGAACTTAGAAGCGGTGGCGCGCCGAATCCGATATTGATACTTTCGCATATAAGTCCCGTCCGCCTTCCGTTGGCTGCGGCCAATTCCTGCCGCCTTACGGTACATAATTTGGAACATATCAACTGGTACAAGCGCGCCGCACAGGCGCTTCCGGAGCCGGTTCGTCTGCACTTAAAGGTGGATACGGGAATGTCCAGGCTCGGTATAAAGCCCGACGAACTGGACAGGGCAATTGATGCAATCGCATCGGAGCCCATGTTCCAATTGGAAGGCTTTTGGAGCCACTTGGTCGAATCCAGCATTCCGGGGGACAAGCACAACGAACTTCAACAAAGCCGGTTTGAAGAACTGCTTGCCAAGGTAAAAAACAAATTTCCCTCGCTTTCTTGCGTGCATCTTGCCAACAGCGGCGGTACGCTGAACTTTCGCGATATGCATTACGACATGGTGCGCGCAGGAATCCTTTGCTACGGGCTGTATCCACCCGGATACCGCGGGCCGAAATTGGACATCGCGCCGATTTTGTCGCTCAAAGCGCAAATACACGACATCCGCGTAATTCCGCGCGGGATGGGCGTCTCGTACGGCCATGTCTGGCTAGCTCCGCGCGAAACAACCGTTATAACGGTTCCGATCGGATACGCCGACGGATGGCACCGCTCGATGACCGGAAGGGCGGAGCTGCTTTACAAGGGCACGCGCTGTCCGGTAATCGGCGCCATCACGATGGACTATTTGATGGCGGACGTCACCGGCTTGGAGCCGCCGTCGTTGGGCGAGGAAGTTACTTTAATCGGGCGCGACGGCGGCGAGGAGATAACCGCCGACGAGGTGGCTCAATGGGCGGGTACGATCGTGTACGAAATAACCTGCGGCTTGGGTAGGCGAATCAAGCGGGTTTATCAATAG
- a CDS encoding TlpA family protein disulfide reductase encodes MKAFCMVALLVFALHSLTSCNPSKDAEDEGAQAGTTSSAPPAIPAGDDIKLHKDPLPKGFADLNVSHNSEVEETVYAFDFEAIDVNGKPVNLADYRGKWVYVDFWATWCGPCIGELPNVLEMHKEIPELNIIGISWDSPGSAEMVKRFAQNNGIDYTLIIDHDQAQGITEIYGVEAIPYTFLINPEGRIVMKNLRGEGLIKAVKKAMGI; translated from the coding sequence GTGAAAGCTTTTTGTATGGTTGCCTTGCTCGTTTTCGCGTTACATTCTCTTACTTCCTGCAATCCTTCGAAGGATGCCGAAGACGAAGGAGCACAAGCCGGAACGACCTCCTCCGCGCCGCCTGCAATACCGGCTGGCGATGACATCAAGTTGCATAAGGATCCGCTTCCGAAGGGTTTTGCCGATTTGAATGTCAGTCACAACAGCGAGGTTGAGGAAACCGTTTACGCGTTCGATTTTGAAGCGATAGACGTGAACGGAAAACCGGTGAATCTTGCGGACTATCGAGGAAAATGGGTCTACGTGGATTTCTGGGCCACTTGGTGCGGGCCCTGCATCGGCGAATTACCCAACGTTCTGGAGATGCACAAGGAAATACCGGAACTAAACATCATCGGAATCAGCTGGGACAGCCCCGGCAGCGCTGAAATGGTAAAGCGATTCGCCCAGAACAACGGCATAGACTACACGCTGATAATAGACCATGACCAGGCCCAGGGAATTACAGAGATATACGGAGTGGAAGCGATACCTTACACGTTCCTGATTAATCCCGAGGGCCGGATTGTTATGAAAAACCTCCGAGGCGAAGGCTTAATCAAAGCGGTCAAAAAAGCGATGGGGATTTGA
- a CDS encoding 4Fe-4S dicluster domain-containing protein, which produces MKRSELADDRRLSTEDQKRLSREFLEHIYRLPDGERIKLCIQCGTCSGSCPTAGSMEFSPREIIAALRAGMLDRVLRTNTVWYCTSCYYCTVRCPQKIKFTDVMYELKRLGIMYGLYPKDSGAPILSRTFAELVDLYGRNPETLLMQKYYFRVGLLKALDNVSMAKDLYWKGRLGLAPKKIKGTAQIQKILAHVLSYEAEGDA; this is translated from the coding sequence ATGAAGCGTAGTGAGTTGGCTGACGATCGGAGGCTTTCAACCGAAGATCAAAAGCGTCTTTCAAGGGAATTCCTTGAACACATTTACAGGCTGCCTGACGGCGAGCGAATCAAGCTATGCATCCAGTGCGGCACCTGCTCGGGTTCATGTCCGACCGCCGGAAGCATGGAGTTTTCTCCCAGGGAGATCATTGCCGCGTTGCGCGCGGGGATGCTCGACAGGGTGCTTCGCACGAACACCGTCTGGTACTGCACCAGCTGTTATTACTGCACGGTGCGTTGCCCGCAGAAGATCAAGTTCACCGACGTGATGTACGAGCTGAAGCGGCTGGGAATAATGTACGGGCTGTACCCCAAGGACTCCGGGGCGCCGATCTTGTCCCGGACGTTTGCAGAGCTAGTGGACCTTTACGGCCGCAATCCGGAAACGCTTTTGATGCAGAAATATTACTTCCGGGTTGGATTGCTTAAGGCGTTGGATAACGTTTCGATGGCGAAGGACTTGTACTGGAAGGGCAGGCTTGGACTGGCGCCGAAAAAGATCAAGGGAACGGCTCAAATCCAGAAAATTCTCGCCCACGTCCTTTCTTACGAGGCGGAAGGAGATGCGTGA
- a CDS encoding CoB--CoM heterodisulfide reductase iron-sulfur subunit B family protein has protein sequence MRDKGNGKIRFPRSEYLYYPGCSLEHTGLMYDTSARAVMKALGSSLKELDDWNCCGATSYMSIRELRAFAVSSRNLALAEMSGADQLVTVCSACFTTLGKTNRYFREDATLRARIKDALAAADLKYDGSLEVRHLLDVIVNDFGVEEVKKRAKRGLSGMKVAPYYGCQISRPHGTFDDPENPSSFDPILSALGADVLRFPLRARCCGGMQMITSSEAAIPLVRDLLKCAKDEGAECIVCFCPLCHVNLDCYTGAVERKFGEKYAIPIIYFTQVLGLALGLSAKQLDIGRELVDTSAFVEKYAAEAAAGASA, from the coding sequence ATGCGCGATAAAGGGAATGGCAAAATCCGGTTTCCGCGAAGCGAATACCTTTATTATCCCGGTTGCTCGCTTGAACACACCGGCCTGATGTACGACACGTCGGCGCGTGCCGTAATGAAAGCACTTGGCAGCAGCCTGAAGGAGCTGGATGACTGGAATTGTTGCGGCGCGACAAGCTATATGTCAATCCGCGAGCTCCGCGCCTTCGCCGTTTCGTCCAGGAACCTTGCCTTGGCCGAAATGTCCGGCGCGGACCAGCTTGTCACGGTTTGCAGCGCTTGCTTCACAACGCTGGGCAAGACGAACCGTTATTTCCGCGAGGACGCGACGCTTCGGGCGAGGATCAAGGATGCGCTTGCCGCAGCGGACCTCAAATACGACGGCAGCTTGGAAGTGCGGCACCTGCTTGACGTGATCGTCAACGACTTCGGCGTCGAAGAAGTCAAGAAGCGTGCAAAGCGCGGGCTGTCAGGAATGAAGGTCGCTCCGTACTACGGATGCCAGATATCGCGCCCTCACGGTACTTTCGATGATCCCGAAAACCCGTCCAGCTTCGATCCGATACTCTCCGCGCTGGGCGCGGACGTGCTGAGATTTCCGCTTCGCGCCAGGTGCTGCGGCGGCATGCAGATGATCACTTCTTCCGAAGCTGCCATTCCGCTCGTTCGAGATTTGCTTAAATGCGCCAAGGACGAAGGAGCGGAGTGCATAGTCTGCTTTTGCCCGCTCTGCCACGTCAACCTGGACTGCTACACCGGCGCGGTCGAAAGAAAGTTCGGTGAAAAATACGCAATACCGATCATCTACTTCACGCAGGTGCTGGGGCTCGCGCTGGGGCTGTCCGCGAAGCAGCTCGACATAGGGAGGGAGCTTGTGGACACCAGCGCCTTCGTCGAAAAATACGCGGCCGAGGCCGCGGCGGGAGCAAGCGCATGA
- a CDS encoding FAD-dependent oxidoreductase, producing MSDEKYKGNGRKGNGKALPRVGVFVCHCGTNIAGTVDVAKVVAYAATLPGVVVAKEHKYMCSDPGQSMIQQDIEEHKLDRVVVSSCSPLMHESTFRGTVADAGLNQFLFQMANIREQCSWVHEDRQLATQKAMKLVRAAVARVIHHTPLEIKTVPVNPATLIVGGGIAGIEAALALGKAGHPVYLVEREASIGGKMAQFDKTFPTLDCSACILTPKMVSTAKNKNVTLFTFSEVEEVSGYVGNFKVKIRKKPRMVDVDACINCGSCWQNCPASIAPTSRRIKIGDRVIKERVGHMPVTPIAAGGGKDG from the coding sequence ATGAGCGACGAAAAGTACAAGGGAAACGGAAGGAAGGGAAATGGAAAGGCTCTTCCCCGCGTTGGCGTTTTCGTCTGTCATTGCGGAACGAACATCGCGGGAACGGTGGACGTAGCGAAGGTCGTCGCTTACGCCGCCACTTTGCCCGGCGTCGTCGTGGCGAAAGAGCACAAGTACATGTGCAGCGATCCCGGCCAAAGCATGATCCAGCAGGATATCGAAGAGCACAAGCTTGATCGCGTGGTAGTCAGCTCCTGCTCGCCGCTGATGCATGAATCCACGTTCAGAGGCACGGTGGCGGATGCGGGGCTGAACCAGTTTCTGTTCCAAATGGCGAACATTCGCGAGCAATGCTCCTGGGTGCACGAAGACCGCCAGCTGGCCACGCAAAAAGCGATGAAGCTCGTGCGAGCGGCGGTCGCAAGGGTGATTCACCACACGCCGCTTGAAATCAAGACCGTTCCGGTCAATCCCGCAACGCTGATCGTCGGCGGAGGAATCGCAGGAATCGAAGCTGCGCTCGCGCTAGGCAAGGCCGGACACCCAGTTTATCTTGTCGAGCGGGAGGCAAGCATCGGCGGCAAAATGGCCCAGTTTGACAAAACGTTTCCAACACTCGACTGCTCGGCCTGCATTCTAACGCCAAAAATGGTTTCAACCGCGAAAAACAAAAATGTGACTTTGTTTACTTTCAGCGAGGTCGAGGAAGTATCCGGCTATGTGGGCAACTTCAAGGTGAAGATACGCAAGAAGCCGCGAATGGTGGACGTGGACGCGTGCATCAACTGCGGAAGCTGCTGGCAGAATTGCCCGGCAAGCATCGCGCCGACCTCGCGCAGGATAAAAATCGGCGACCGCGTGATTAAAGAAAGAGTCGGGCACATGCCCGTCACTCCGATTGCGGCAGGAGGCGGAAAGGATGGCTAG
- a CDS encoding NAD(P)H-dependent oxidoreductase subunit E has protein sequence MARATYNPATVKDELEELLRGYEGDQSEVIMVLQDIQDKYNWLPREALSYVARKWEIPMTELFHIATFYKAFSLKPRGKHILYLCMGTACHVREAPFILDALERDFGIRNRETTPDGLITLETVNCVGACALGPILVVDGEMKGNMTQAKAGGIIKRLRKQSAEEAQDATA, from the coding sequence ATGGCTAGAGCGACTTACAATCCCGCAACGGTCAAGGACGAACTAGAGGAATTGTTGCGCGGTTACGAAGGCGACCAGTCCGAAGTGATTATGGTTCTTCAGGATATTCAGGACAAGTACAACTGGCTGCCCCGCGAAGCGCTTTCGTACGTCGCCCGCAAATGGGAAATACCGATGACCGAGCTTTTCCACATTGCGACGTTTTACAAGGCATTCAGCCTGAAACCGCGCGGCAAGCACATCTTGTACTTGTGCATGGGAACCGCCTGCCATGTAAGGGAAGCTCCGTTCATCCTTGATGCGCTGGAGCGCGACTTCGGAATCAGAAACCGCGAAACCACGCCGGACGGCTTGATCACGCTCGAAACCGTCAATTGCGTCGGAGCGTGCGCGCTGGGACCCATTCTCGTCGTCGACGGCGAGATGAAGGGAAACATGACCCAAGCGAAGGCGGGCGGAATAATCAAGAGGCTACGCAAGCAAAGCGCGGAGGAGGCCCAGGATGCCACGGCTTAA
- a CDS encoding 4Fe-4S binding protein codes for MPRLNSIAELEIHRAQVIERQKKQHKVISLCAGTGCEACGCKDVHIKFVQELNARNLSIPVKLTGCHGFCERGPIVIIRPANTIYFKVRPRDCAEIIETSIVGSGVVDRLCYTDENGKPLPDEHDVPFYKDQMRIVFGLNGLVDPMEIDDYIAQGGYSALAKVLSGMAPKEVIEEIKTSGLRGRGGGGFPTGRKWETCANAKGEKRFVICNADEGDPGAFMDRSILEGNPHSVLEGMLIAAYAIGSRDGFIYVRHEYPKAVRTFANALAQAGKYGLLGNNILGTDLSFEVGINRGGGAFVCGESTALMASLEGRVGEPRAKYIHTVEHGLYNLPSNLNNVETYATVPHIINNGADWFTKLGTKGSPGTKVFSLVGKVNNTGLIEVPMGITLREIIYGIGGGIQKNKAFKAVQTGGPSGGLLPEGMLDLPVDFDKLWDAGSMMGSGGMIVIDENSCVVNIARFFLNFLKDESCGKCIPCREGIRYMMDILERIERGEGKMEDIDTLEEMAHTVADTSLCGLGSSAPNPVLSSLTYFKDEYIAHIQDKKCPAGICKELIQYLIIPELCNGCDVCAKLCPTKAITGKKDEVHVIDTKLCEKCGACLESCPSEAIVRR; via the coding sequence ATGCCACGGCTTAACTCGATCGCGGAACTCGAAATCCATCGGGCGCAGGTAATCGAGCGGCAAAAGAAGCAGCACAAGGTAATCTCGCTATGCGCGGGAACCGGCTGCGAGGCCTGCGGATGCAAGGATGTACACATCAAGTTCGTGCAGGAATTGAACGCGCGCAATCTGAGCATCCCGGTCAAGCTAACCGGCTGCCACGGATTTTGCGAGCGCGGGCCGATAGTGATCATCCGACCGGCGAACACGATTTACTTCAAAGTTCGCCCACGCGACTGCGCGGAAATCATCGAAACCTCAATCGTCGGCAGCGGCGTAGTAGACAGACTTTGCTACACCGACGAAAACGGCAAGCCGCTTCCCGACGAGCACGATGTACCGTTTTACAAAGACCAGATGCGGATCGTGTTCGGTTTGAACGGTCTCGTCGACCCGATGGAGATAGACGATTACATCGCGCAGGGCGGATACTCCGCGCTCGCAAAAGTTCTTTCAGGAATGGCACCCAAAGAAGTAATCGAGGAAATCAAAACGAGCGGGCTGCGCGGACGCGGCGGCGGCGGTTTCCCCACCGGACGCAAGTGGGAAACGTGCGCAAACGCCAAGGGCGAAAAGCGTTTTGTAATCTGCAACGCGGACGAAGGCGATCCTGGTGCGTTCATGGACCGCTCGATATTGGAAGGCAATCCCCACAGCGTCCTTGAAGGGATGCTGATCGCGGCGTACGCGATCGGCAGCAGGGACGGATTCATTTACGTCCGGCACGAATACCCGAAGGCAGTTCGCACATTCGCCAATGCTTTGGCGCAGGCGGGAAAGTACGGACTTCTTGGAAACAACATCCTCGGCACCGACCTTTCGTTCGAAGTCGGAATCAACCGTGGGGGCGGAGCGTTCGTATGCGGTGAATCAACTGCGCTTATGGCCAGTCTTGAGGGCCGTGTCGGCGAGCCGCGGGCGAAGTACATACACACCGTTGAGCACGGGCTGTACAACCTTCCATCCAATTTGAACAACGTCGAAACATACGCGACGGTGCCGCACATAATCAACAACGGCGCCGATTGGTTTACGAAACTCGGTACGAAAGGCAGCCCGGGAACAAAGGTGTTTTCGCTTGTCGGCAAGGTCAACAACACCGGGCTGATCGAAGTGCCGATGGGAATCACGCTTCGGGAAATCATTTACGGAATCGGCGGCGGAATCCAGAAAAACAAGGCTTTCAAGGCGGTGCAGACGGGCGGGCCATCCGGCGGCCTGCTGCCGGAAGGAATGCTCGACCTGCCCGTGGATTTCGACAAGCTGTGGGATGCCGGCTCGATGATGGGTTCCGGCGGAATGATCGTCATCGACGAAAACAGCTGCGTAGTGAACATCGCGCGGTTTTTCCTTAACTTCCTTAAGGACGAAAGCTGCGGAAAGTGCATCCCGTGCCGCGAGGGCATCCGATACATGATGGATATTCTGGAGCGGATCGAGCGCGGCGAAGGAAAGATGGAAGATATCGACACGCTTGAGGAAATGGCGCATACCGTGGCCGACACTTCGCTGTGCGGCCTCGGAAGCAGCGCACCAAACCCCGTTCTCTCGTCGCTGACCTATTTCAAGGACGAGTATATTGCCCACATACAGGACAAAAAATGCCCTGCTGGTATCTGTAAGGAGCTGATCCAGTACCTGATCATCCCGGAATTGTGCAATGGGTGCGACGTTTGCGCTAAGCTTTGTCCCACAAAGGCGATCACGGGAAAGAAGGATGAAGTGCACGTTATCGACACCAAACTTTGCGAGAAGTGCGGTGCGTGTCTTGAATCCTGCCCCAGCGAAGCGATCGTGAGGAGATAA